From Sphingobacterium bambusae:
CTCGACTTTTTGGGAGCTATGGACGTGGACAGCAGGTATCCGTGGAATTGGAGCAGCTTATCGAAACCGCAGGAAAAAGGAGCAAACGCGTTGCGATAAAACAGATAGAACACCGCAGTTCAGTCTATGCATTCGAAGAGCTGGTTCGCGAGTTGAAAAAAGAACTGCGACAGACCTATTATCAGCTTTCCAGCTTATCGCAGGAGCGAAAACAACTGGCGGCCATCGTTGATCTCTTTACGCAATTGAACGAGCAATATGGTCGGCAAGCAGCCTTACAAAATGTTTCTAAAGTAGATTATTATCGCGTACAGTCGGAATTGATTACACAGCGAAAGGAGTTAGCGAATTTGGATGATGATGTTGCAGCATATCTAGAAACCTTACGCGTGCTGACCAAAATCGATGGTATTTCGCTTGCGCAACTGGCCTTAGTGTCGGATGATAATACCGCGCTAAAAGCCGTGCCGACAGATATGTTAGCCATGGCTTTGGATCAAAACATTGGTTTAAAGCGACAAAATTTGCAGGTGGAGCAAGCAGGTAAACAATGGCAGTTGGAAAAAGCACAGCGTAAGCCAGATCTGACCTTGCAATTGGGCTACGATCGCGGAGGAAATATCATGCAAGATTTCATAGGGCTTGGTCTGAGTCTCGATTTGCCCGTTTTTAACAGAAATAAAGGAAATATCAAGGCCGCAAAATTTCAGCTCGACAAAGAAGAAGCTAGCCAGCAAGCTTTAAAGTGGGCTTTGGAAAATGCCGTTGTACGTTTGGAAGGACAATTGCAGCGATACCAACAAGCGCTTTCTGCATGGCCCGTAGAAGCAGCTCAGGAGCAAGAGGATATCCTAAACCGATACAAGAAACACCTGCAGTCGGGACAAGTTACCTTAATCGAGTTCATCGATTTTACACAAGCATCCAGAGATGCACACAAAGCCTATTTAGATACCTGGGAAAATTACAATATTACGTATGAAGAGTTACAATACTTGGTGGGGAAAGATTTTTAATCAGCAAATGATAAACGGTAAGCACTTATTGTCCCTAGCGGGACTTATAGTTGTTGCTGTCGGTTGTGCCGAACCGACGGCTGAACAGACGAATGATAGCATTGATTCGCTAGCGAAGAGCTCATTTTGTCTGAATGAACAATTGAAGAAATCGACGGAGATCATGACCGTTAGTGAGCAGCCGATCAATGAGCAGCTCAGTTTGTCGGGCAAGATTGAATATAATGAGAACGACATGGTCGCCTTTCGTAGCTTATTGGATGGTGTGGTGGAAAATGTAAAGTTTGAATTGGGAGATTATGTGCAGAAGGGGCAGGTGTTAGCAACCATCAAGTCAACGCAGATACAGGATCTCTATCAACAACAGCGAAGCCAACAAAGTCAGATTGCCTTATTGGAGAAGCAAATTCGCACGAAAAAAGAGCTGGCAGCGGATGGCCTGCTTAGTATGCCCGAGGTGCGAAGTGCAGAACAGGAGTTGGAAGGTGCGCATATTGAGCTAGATCGTATACAGCAAAGCTTGCAGCTGTATCGTGCTGCAGGAAGCGGCAGCTTTCAGATTTTAGCCCCTAAAAACGGATATATCATCCAGAAGTCCGTTAGCTCAGGTCAAAGTATTACAGCAGAGAGCGATCCTATCTTTTCTATATCCAATTTAAAGCAGGTGTGGGTAATGGTTAATATTTACGCGAACAATTTGCGTTACGTTAACGAAGGCGATGAAGTCAAGGTGAGAACGATCGCCTATCCCGATAAGTTTTACACGGGAAAGATCGATAAGATCTATAATGTATTTGATGATAACGAGCATGTGCTCAAAGCGCGTGTCGTGCTAGAGAATCAAAATTTAAATCTGATGCCCGGATTAAGCGCAGATATCATCATTAACACGAAAAATAGTTCGGGCGAAGCTTTTGCCATACCGAATCGAGCCAAGATTTTCAGCAACAACAAAGAATACATCGTGCTGTATAAAGACGATTGCCATATGGAGGTGCGTCGCATACGCGCGGTGGCCGAGAATGAAGAATACACTTTTGTGAAAGAAGAGCTGCAGGAGGGGGATAAGATTATCTCGACGAACGCATTGCTGCTTTTTGAGCAGTTGAATCCATAAGTATAGGGAGAACGGATATGAAGAAATTAGTACAAAACGTAGTTACCTTTTCACTGCGTAATACCACATTTATCTTGTTTGCTGTTTTTGCTCTACTGTTTAGTGGAATCTACGCTCTCCGACACACCGCCATTGAGGCATTTCCGGATGTCACCAATACGCGGGCACGGATAATCACGCAATGGCCGGGCAGAAGTGCCGAGGAGATGGAAAAATTGGTGACCCTGCCTATCGCCAAAGAGGTAAATAGCATTCCAAAGAAGTCCAATGTACGCTCGATTTCCCTTTTTGGGCTTTCAGTCGTGACTGTGCAGTTTGAAGATGGCGTAGACGATTTCTATGCGCAACAATATGTGTCCAATAAATTGGGTGGAGTCGATCTGCCTGAGGGGGCGGAATCATCTATTGAGCCTCCTTCCGGGGCTACTGGCGAGATCTTTCGTTACGTCATCAAAAGTGATTTGCCGATTAAGGAAATAACGGCCATTCAAGATTGGGTGGTCGAACGTGAGTTATTGGGCGTTCCCGGTGTTGCCGATGTGGTCAGCTTCGGTGGCGAAGAGAAGATTTATGAGATTAAGATCAATCCGACAGAACTGAAGAACTATGACCTCTCCCCATTGGATATCTACGAGGCGGTATCCAAATCAAATGTAAACGTCGGTGGTGATGTTATCCAACAAGGCGACCAAGCTTATGTAGTTCGTGGTGTCGGTCTATTGGATAAGTTGGATGATATCGGAAATATCACGATCAAGCTGAATGGATCAACACCTGTTTTGATAAAGAATGTGGCTGACGTGGTGGTTTCCAGCAAACCACGATTGGGGCAAGTAGGCTTTAATACAGATAGTGATCTGGTGGAAGGAATCGTGATCATGCTGCGTGGCGAAAATCCATCGGCAGTAATTGAGAATCTGAAAGCTAAGATTGAGGAATTGAATACGCGTACTTTACCAAAGGGGGTGAAGATAGAGACTGTCGTAGATCGTACAAAATTGGTCGATAACACCGTACATACCGTATCGAAGAATCTTATCGAGGGCATTTTACTGGTGTCGCTTATTGTTTTTGTTTTTCTGTATAACTGGAAGTCTACCCTAATTGTGGCTTCCGTTATTCCGCTTTCCTTCCTATTTGCTATCATTATGCTACGCATTCAGCGACTTCCGGCGAATCTTATTTCCATGGGGTCCTTGGATTTTGGCCTGCTGCTGGAGGGAACATTGGTGATTGTAGAGACCGTCTTTGTCGCATTGGCGGGACTCTCTCACCGAGTGGGGCCGGCAAGGTTTGCTAAGATGAGTAAGTTGGGAGTTATCAAAAAAAGTGCGGGAAGCGTGGCCTCTTATATCTTTTTTGCGCTGTTGATTCTCATCGTGGCGCTGCTCCCGATTTTCTCCTTTCAAAAAGTGGAAGGCAAGATGTTCACGCCCTTGGCATTTACTTTGGGCTATGCGCTGCTGGGATCCTTGATCTTAAGTTTAACTTATGTCCCCGCGATGTGTAAGTTGCTGTTCACGAAGGGTATGGAAGAGAAGGAAAATTGGGTTACCCGTTTTTTTCAACGTACGATCTACGGCATGTTTAGCAAGGCTTTCCATTACAAGAAGACAACGGTCGCTATTTTTGTCGGTATTCTTGTTGTTTGCTTGTTTAAGTTTCTACATTATGGATCCGAGTTTCTGCCGAAGCTTAACGAGGGAGCCATTTATATTCGAGCTACCTTGCCCAACAGTGTAAACCTAACGGAATCCACACGCTTGACAAAGGAAATGAAGAAGATTATGGTCGATAGTTGTGAGGAGATCGAATTTATTCTGACCCAAACGGGACGACCAAATGATGGAACAGACCCTACAGGATTTTTCAATATAGAATTTAATGTACAGCTCAAAGATGAGGCCGACTGGAAAAGAAAGGTGAGCAAAAACGACATTATTCAAGAGTTACGCGAGCAGCTACAGCATTATCCGGGTATCAATTTCGGGTTTAGTCAACCCATTCAGGACAATGTCGAGGAGTATGTCGCGGGAGTAAAGAGCTCGTTGGTGATCAAGATATTTGGAGATGACCTGTATGATCTAGAGCGTTATGCCAATCAAGTTGCAGGTGCAATTGGAACCGTGCACGGCGTTACCGATGTCAATGTATATAAAAATATTGGTTTGCCCGAATTGCGCATACAGCTGCATGATTCTAAGATGGCAAAGTACGGTGTCTTCACGTCCGATGTACAGGCCGTTATTGCGATGACCATCGGTGGACAGGCCGCAACGAGATTCTATGAAGGCGACCGGCAATTTGATGTTGTGCTACGATTTAACGAGGCCTATCGCGATACGCCGGAGAAGATCAAGAACATCTTGATCCCGACAAGTAATGGACAGAATATCCCCTTGCAGGAGATCGCAACCGTTGCTTACCAAACGGGCCCAGCATTTATCTATCGTGAGGGCAATAGCCGATATATAGGTGTAGGCTTCAGTATCGAAGGTCGTGATCTCGGAAGCACCATAGAAGAAGCCAAGAAGGTGGTCAACAAAACCGTTTCTTTGCCGCAGGAAAACCATATGCTGTGGGCAGGGGAATTTGAAAGTAAAGAGCGCGCCGCCAAACAGTTGGCCTTGGTA
This genomic window contains:
- a CDS encoding TolC family protein, which encodes MRYIYTIVLTLCTFLVCQSQTYDLQQLEASFLQNNYALLAQKFEIGRAEAEIVQEKLWPNPTLAISEVNLWANGTTETLPRLFGSYGRGQQVSVELEQLIETAGKRSKRVAIKQIEHRSSVYAFEELVRELKKELRQTYYQLSSLSQERKQLAAIVDLFTQLNEQYGRQAALQNVSKVDYYRVQSELITQRKELANLDDDVAAYLETLRVLTKIDGISLAQLALVSDDNTALKAVPTDMLAMALDQNIGLKRQNLQVEQAGKQWQLEKAQRKPDLTLQLGYDRGGNIMQDFIGLGLSLDLPVFNRNKGNIKAAKFQLDKEEASQQALKWALENAVVRLEGQLQRYQQALSAWPVEAAQEQEDILNRYKKHLQSGQVTLIEFIDFTQASRDAHKAYLDTWENYNITYEELQYLVGKDF
- a CDS encoding efflux RND transporter periplasmic adaptor subunit, producing the protein MKSYNTWWGKIFNQQMINGKHLLSLAGLIVVAVGCAEPTAEQTNDSIDSLAKSSFCLNEQLKKSTEIMTVSEQPINEQLSLSGKIEYNENDMVAFRSLLDGVVENVKFELGDYVQKGQVLATIKSTQIQDLYQQQRSQQSQIALLEKQIRTKKELAADGLLSMPEVRSAEQELEGAHIELDRIQQSLQLYRAAGSGSFQILAPKNGYIIQKSVSSGQSITAESDPIFSISNLKQVWVMVNIYANNLRYVNEGDEVKVRTIAYPDKFYTGKIDKIYNVFDDNEHVLKARVVLENQNLNLMPGLSADIIINTKNSSGEAFAIPNRAKIFSNNKEYIVLYKDDCHMEVRRIRAVAENEEYTFVKEELQEGDKIISTNALLLFEQLNP
- a CDS encoding efflux RND transporter permease subunit → MKKLVQNVVTFSLRNTTFILFAVFALLFSGIYALRHTAIEAFPDVTNTRARIITQWPGRSAEEMEKLVTLPIAKEVNSIPKKSNVRSISLFGLSVVTVQFEDGVDDFYAQQYVSNKLGGVDLPEGAESSIEPPSGATGEIFRYVIKSDLPIKEITAIQDWVVERELLGVPGVADVVSFGGEEKIYEIKINPTELKNYDLSPLDIYEAVSKSNVNVGGDVIQQGDQAYVVRGVGLLDKLDDIGNITIKLNGSTPVLIKNVADVVVSSKPRLGQVGFNTDSDLVEGIVIMLRGENPSAVIENLKAKIEELNTRTLPKGVKIETVVDRTKLVDNTVHTVSKNLIEGILLVSLIVFVFLYNWKSTLIVASVIPLSFLFAIIMLRIQRLPANLISMGSLDFGLLLEGTLVIVETVFVALAGLSHRVGPARFAKMSKLGVIKKSAGSVASYIFFALLILIVALLPIFSFQKVEGKMFTPLAFTLGYALLGSLILSLTYVPAMCKLLFTKGMEEKENWVTRFFQRTIYGMFSKAFHYKKTTVAIFVGILVVCLFKFLHYGSEFLPKLNEGAIYIRATLPNSVNLTESTRLTKEMKKIMVDSCEEIEFILTQTGRPNDGTDPTGFFNIEFNVQLKDEADWKRKVSKNDIIQELREQLQHYPGINFGFSQPIQDNVEEYVAGVKSSLVIKIFGDDLYDLERYANQVAGAIGTVHGVTDVNVYKNIGLPELRIQLHDSKMAKYGVFTSDVQAVIAMTIGGQAATRFYEGDRQFDVVLRFNEAYRDTPEKIKNILIPTSNGQNIPLQEIATVAYQTGPAFIYREGNSRYIGVGFSIEGRDLGSTIEEAKKVVNKTVSLPQENHMLWAGEFESKERAAKQLALVVPISLVLILLLLYVNFGNVKDTLISSLTLAFAFIGGFISLWMTGTIFGISAGIGFIILFGVATIDGIVLIGVIRDNIKHKMPLLDAIKTGVRSRIRPVVMIALMGSMGLLPAALSTGMGSEIQKPLAIMIVGGLLICLVLSFTVIPVVFYWMNRKEGLAGK